A genomic stretch from Setaria italica strain Yugu1 chromosome VII, Setaria_italica_v2.0, whole genome shotgun sequence includes:
- the LOC101775201 gene encoding ABC transporter B family member 19: MDDFSFSRSGTHQRRRQGAHSPFTTPENSTSFAAPRMVRRRGLDDMSWQSSVSWQPDTSWAQPHGLGAAVGPWAPAESESASRRGPALFRRTARDYYLSTRSSRIYRDRSPVAQQQSRAGGGKRLELQSVVTDASRAIVVAPNTSFASNDDAIVRTAAGRDSGDKSMVKYSGTYNNAMSREVSFSRDNHDKLYVPPRQEAPSFGYDISVASYSRSQYLDDDDGGGDYGYDDDDDGEIEVRIGKPVSISGLFKYSTPLDIILLVLGCVGATVNGGSLPWYSYLFGNFINKVVNSDKAQMMKDVKQISIYMVFLAAVVVIGAYLEITCWRIIGERSALRIRREYLKAVLRQEIGFFDTEVSTGEVMQSISSDVAQIQDVMGEKMAGFVHHVFTFIFGYVVGFTKSWKIALAVFAVTPLMMFCGIAYKAIYGGLTAKDEASYQRAGSVAQQAISSIRTVFSFVMEDRLADKYAEWLNKAAPIGIKMGFAKGAGMGVIYLVTYSQWALALWYGSQLVAKGEIKGGDAIACFFGVMVGGRHRRGLALSLSYYAQFALGTVAAGRVFEVIDRVPEIDAYDGGGRVLSALRGRIEFKDVEFMYPSRPEALILYNLNLTIPAAKMLALVGVSGGGKSTMFALIERFYDPARGTITLDGQDLPSLNLRWLRSQIGLVGQEPILFATSIIENVMMGKENATRQEAIAACTKANAHTFVLGLPDGYDTQVGDRGTQLSGGQKQRIALARAIIRDPRILLLDEPTSALDAESEAVVQQSIDRLSAGRTVVVIAHRLATVRNADTIAVLDRGAVVESGRHADLMAQGGPYAALVKLASDSGRSDTSEPSKLAAAATEMFNSFTDESGHDMSVMSKSRYHRTQTIDKDASKKDAWAKKDAKFRISEIWKLQRREGPLLILGFLMGINAGAVFSVFPLLLGQAVEVYFDADTSKMKRQVGYLAVAVVGLGVACILTMTGQQGLCGWAGARLTMRVRDRLFRAILKQEPAWFDEEDNAMGVLVTRLARDAIAFRSMFGDRYAVLLMAVGSAGVGLGICFALDWRLTLVAMGCTPLTLGASYLNLLINVGPKSDDGAYARASSIAAGAVSNVRTVAALCAQGNIVGTFNRALDAPVSKARRRSQIMGIILGLSQGAMYGAYTVTLWAGALFIKRDESKFGDVSKIFLILVLSSFSVGQLAGLAPDTSGAPVAIAGILSVLKRRPAINEDGTKRRKIKDGRPIDVELKNVTFAYPSRLDVTVLNGFSVRVKAGSTIAVVGASGSGKSTVVWLVQRFYDPVDGKVMVGGIDVRELDLKWLRGECAMVGQEPALFTGSIRENIGFGNPKASWAEIEEAAKEANIHKFIAGLPQGYDTQVGESGVQLSGGQKQRIAIARAIVKQSRILLLDEASSALDLESEKHVQEALRKVSRRATTIMVAHRLSTVREADRIAVVSHGRVIEFGSHDDLLANHRDGLYAAMVKAEVEAQAFA, from the exons ATGGATGACTTCTCCTTCTCCCGCTCCGGCACGCACCAGCGTCGCCGGCAAGGAGCGCACAGTCCCTTCACCACCCCGGAAAACTCCACCTCCTTCGCCGCCCCTCGGATGGTACGGCGCCGGGGCCTCGATGACATGTCGTGGCAGAGCTCCGTGTCCTGGCAGCCAGATACGTCGTGGGCGCAGCCGCACGGCCTCGGCGCAGCCGTAGGGCCATGGGCACCGGCGGAGTCGGAGTCCGCCTCCCGGCGTGGTCCAGCGCTGTTCCGCCGGACAGCGAGGGACTACTACTTGTCAACACGGTCCAGCCGGATCTACCGCGACCGATCTCCGGTAGCGCAGCAGCAGTCCCGTGCTGGCGGCGGCAAGCGCCTGGAGCTGCAGAGTGTCGTGACCGACGCGAGCCGCGCCATCGTCGTGGCGCCCAACACTTCTTTTGCCAGCAACGACGACGCCATCGTCCGCACGGCCGCCGGCCGAGACTCTGGAGACAAGTCGATGGTCAAGTACAGCGGCACCTACAACAACGCCATGTCGCGGGAAGTATCCTTCTCGCGCGACAACCACGACAAGCTGTACGTGCCACCGCGGCAGGAGGCGCCTAGCTTTGGCTACGACATCAGCGTCGCGTCATACAGCCGGAGCCAgtacctcgacgacgacgacggtggtgGAGACTACGGCtatgatgacgacgatgacggtGAGATCGAGGTGAGGATCGGAAAGCCTGTGAGCATCTCCGGGTTGTTTAAGTACTCGACGCCGTTGGACATCATCCTCCTCGTTCTCGGGTGTGTCGGAGCCACGGTCAACGGTGGATCTCTGCCCTGGTACTCGTACCTGTTCGGGAATTTCATCAACAAGGTTGTCAACAGCGACAAGGCacagatgatgaaggatgtcaAACAG ATCAGCATTTACATGGTGTTCCTTGCTGCAGTTGTTGTCATAGGGGCGTATCTTG AGATCACGTGCTGGAGGATCATTGGCGAGAGGTCGGCACTCCGTATACGACGGGAGTACCTGAAAGCGGTGCTGAGGCAAGAGATCGGGTTCTTCGACACGGAGGTGAGCACGGGCGAGGTGATGCAAAGCATCTCCAGTGATGTCGCCCAAATCCAGGATGTCATGGGAGAGAAG ATGGCAGGCTTTGTGCATCACGTCTTCACCTTCATCTTTGGCTACGTGGTCGGCTTCACCAAATCATGGAAAATTGCTCTCGCCGTCTTCGCTGTCACCCCTCTCATGATGTTCTGCGGCATCGCCTACAAGGCCATCTACGGTGGCCTCACCGCCAAGGACGAG GCATCATACCAACGTGCCGGCAGCGTGGCCCAGCAGGCCATCAGCTCGATCCGGACGGTCTTCTCCTTCGTCATGGAGGACAGGCTGGCAGACAAGTACGCCGAGTGGCTAAACAAGGCGGCTCCAATTGGCATAAAGATGGGCTTCGCCAAGGGCGCCGGCATGGGAGTGATCTACCTAGTAACCTACTCCCAGTGGGCTCTGGCGCTGTGGTATGGCTCGCAGCTGGTCGCCAAGGGCGAGATCAAAGGCGGGGATGCCATCGCCTGCTTCTTCGGCGTCATGGTCGGAGGAAGGCAC CGCAGGGGTTTGGCGCTATCGCTGTCCTACTACGCGCAGTTCGCACtggggacggtggcggcggggcgagtCTTCGAGGTCATCGACCGGGTGCCGGAGATAGACGCatacgacggcggcggacgggtgTTGTCGGCATTGAGGGGCCGGATCGAGTTCAAGGACGTGGAATTCATGTACCCGTCTCGGCCGGAGGCCCTCATCCTGTACAACCTGAATCTTACCATCCCCGCGGCTAAGATGCTGGCGCTTGTTGGCGTTAGCGGCGGGGGCAAGTCCACAATGTTTGCGCTCATAGAGAGGTTCTACGACCCAGCGCGAG GGACGATCACGTTGGATGGCCAGGACCTGCCATCGCTAAATCTTAGGTGGCTGCGCTCGCAGATCGGCTTGGTCGGCCAGGAGCCCATCCTATTCGCCACCTCCATCATTGAGAACGTGATGATGGGGAAGGAGAACGCGACAAGGCAAGAGGCCATCGCGGCCTGCACCAAGGCCAACGCTCACACCTTCGTCCTAGGCCTGCCAGATGGCTACGACACACAG GTCGGCGACCGTGGGACCCAGCTGTCGGGAGGTCAGAAGCAGCGCATCGCTCTAGCGCGCGCAATCATCCGGGACCCGCGCATCCTGCTGCTGGACGAGCCCACCAGCGCCCTGGACGCCGAGTCTGAGGCTGTGGTCCAGCAGTCTATTGACCGCCTCTCGGCCGGCCGCACCGTGGTCGTCATTGCCCATCGCCTCGCCACCGTCCGCAACGCCGACACCATCGCCGTGCTCGACCGTGGGGCCGTTGTGGAGTCCGGCCGCCACGCTGATCTGATGGCTCAGGGCGGCCCGTACGCTGCCCTTGTGAAGCTCGCGTCGGACAGTGGCAGGTCCGACACCTCCGAGCCCAGCAAACTAGCTGCTGCCGCCACGGAGATGTTCAACAGCTTCACGGACGAGTCTGGGCATGACATGTCAGTGATGTCCAAGTCAAGGTATCATCGTACTCAGACGATCGACAAAGACGCGAGCAAGAAGGATGCTTGGGCGAAGAAGGACGCCAAGTTCAGGATCTCAGAAATATGGAAGCTGCAGCGGCGAGAAGGCCCGTTGCTGATCCTGGGTTTTCTGATGGGCATAAACGCCGGTGCGGTGTTCTCGGTGTTCCCGTTGCTTCTGGGCCAGGCCGTCGAGGTGTACTTTGACGCCGACACGTCCAAGATGAAGCGGCAGGTGGGCTATCTGGCCGTTGCCGTGGTTGGTCTCGGCGTGGCCTGCATCCTGACCATGACCGGGCAGCAGGGTCTGTGCGGATGGGCCGGTGCTCGGCTCACCATGCGTGTCCGTGACCGCCTCTTCCGCGCCATCCTGAAGCAGGAGCCAGCGTGGTTCGACGAGGAAGACAACGCCATGGGTGTCCTGGTGACGCGGCTTGCGCGGGACGCCATTGCGTTCCGGTCCATGTTCGGAGACAGGTACGCCGTGCTCTTGATGGCCGTGGGCTCAGCCGGAGTGGGGCTCGGCATATGCTTCGCGCTAGACTGGCGATTGACGCTTGTCGCCATGGGCTGCACGCCGTTGACGCTTGGCGCCAGTTATCTCAACTTGCTCATCAACGTCGGCCCGAAGTCGGACGACGGCGCGTACGCACGGGCCAGCAGCATTGCCGCTGGCGCCGTGTCCAACGTGCGCACGGTGGCCGCTCTCTGCGCCCAGGGCAACATTGTCGGAACCTTCAACCGGGCACTGGACGCCCCAGTGTCCAAGGCTCGGCGGAGGTCACAGATCATGGGCATCATCCTCGGGCTCTCCCAAGGCGCCATGTATGGTGCCTACACGGTGACGCTCTGGGCCGGTGCTCTCTTCATAAAGAGAGATGAGTCCAAATTCGGTGACGTGTCAAAGATCTTCCTCATCCTTGTGCTAAGTTCCTTCTCCGTTGGGCAGCTGGCCGGCCTTGCCCCCGACACATCCGGCGCACCGGTGGCCATCGCCGGCATACTGTCCGTACTGAAGCGTCGCCCGGCAATCAATGAGGACGGCACCAAGCGGCGAAAAATCAAAGATGGGAGACCCATCGATGTGGAGCTGAAGAATGTGACGTTCGCGTACCCGTCGCGTCTGGATGTGACGGTGCTGAATGGATTCTCAGTGCGCGTGAAAGCAGGGAGCACGATTGCGGTGGTCGGTGCGAGTGGGAGCGGGAAGTCGACAGTGGTGTGGTTGGTGCAGCGATTCTACGACCCAGTGGACGGGAAAGTGATGGTTGGCGGCATTGATGTACGGGAGCTCGACCTCAAATGGCTCCGAGGGGAGTGTGCAATGGTGGGCCAGGAGCCAGCCCTGTTCACAGGGTCCATCAGAGAAAACATCGGGTTCGGCAACCCAAAGGCTTCGTGGGCTGAAATTGAAGAAGCTGCCAAGGAGGCCAACATCCACAAGTTCATTGCTGGGCTTCCCCAAGGCTATGATACTCAG GTAGGAGAGAGTGGGGTCCAATTGTCAGGGGGGCAGAAGCAGAGAATTGCCATTGCACGAGCCATTGTAAAGCAATCCAGGATACTACTTCTGGATGAGGCTAGCAGCGCGCTGGATCTGGAATCCGAGAAGCACGTGCAGGAAGCCCTTAGGAAAGTCTCACGGCGTGCAACGACGATCATGGTGGCACACCGTCTCTCCACGGTACGCGAAGCCGACCGCATCGCCGTCGTGAGCCACGGGAGGGTCATCGAGTTCGGCAGCCACGACGACCTTTTAGCGAACCATCGCGATGGTTTGTACGCCGCCATGGTTAAGGCAGAAGTGGAAGCGCAGGCATTCGCGTAG